One candidate division WOR-3 bacterium genomic window, GCACTTTCAGTTATTTTTGAACCCTTAACGATACGCAAAAAATTAATAACTATTCCGTCATCAGCCTTTAGACCTCGTCCTAAAGTCGTTTCGACTGCAATTATTATCAGAAAACGAATACCGGCATTATTTACTGATATTTCTTCTAAGGTTTTTAATAAAATTGTCCATATTGCTTTTAGACATCGCCGAAAGAATATTGCCAATAATTTGAATTTGGGTTTATCTTTAGATAAAATAAAAATCTCTCAAATTTCGGAAAAGACCGGCATTGATTTAACTCAGCGAGCCGAGAACCTTACGATTCAGGAATTTTATCAATTAGCCAAAACTATATTTTCACAAGGCATTATGGAAAATATCGTAGAACATTCCTTTTCGATATCTGGCAACACCAATCTATTTCGTAAAAATAGTGAAAAGCGAATTGAGGAACGCAAAAAGGGATAAACGACAAAATTAATTTATGAGGGTAGTGTATAATATTTTGTGTAAATTTAGAATTGATATCTAAAAATAAAGGTGTATCCTCCAATGATAGATAATGATAATTTTAATTTTTAATAACAAAATGATAATTTTAATTTTTAATAACAAGAAGAGGATAATACACCTATGAAACAATACAATTTACATCTCAGCAAGAAAGAGTATAATGACCCTTGGCTAATAATCAACGATTATTTACACGAAGACCAAGACCACTAAAATCCTTTGACAGATAAATTAAATTTTAGTATCATTATTATATGATTAAAGAATTAATTAAACCCCGAGAAATAATAAAAGACTTAAGCAAGGAAGAATTAAGAAAATTGGCCGAAAAAGACGAAGTCACGACTGAATTTGGTAGTGCTGCTTATGTCACTCATATTCGTAATCGTAGCGCCAAGTTTACCGAAATCATTGAAAATGAACCCAATGAATCACAGAAGATTTTAATTGAGCAGGGATTAGAATATATTGCGAAGAAGCGAATGATTATGGTCGAACGGACTATGTGCCAATCCGATGAGATAAAACTTTTATGCCGTTATTATGTGACTAAAGATTATGCGCGAAATGCTTATATGTGGCACCAGATGCTTTTTGAACCTAATAGGCAAACTGAACCTGACATTACTGTTGTCTCCATCCCTGAATGGCCTGAAAGAAAAGTATTAGTGCTACCCAAAGAGCGAATAACTTTTGTATTCGGTTCGGACTATACCGGTGAAATTAAAAAGGCATTTTTGCGTCTGGCAATGTATCTGGCAAAACAACGCGGTTGGTTAGGTTTGCACGCGGGAAGTAAAATCATCCGAGTTAGAGATAAAACTCAAAAATTAACTAATAAAGGTATCTTACTCTTCGGACTTTCCGGAACCGGCAAAACAACTTTAACTTGTCACCATCACTATCTTGAAGGCGATGAAGGTGTTGTGATAAGACAAGACGATGTTGTTTTCTTAAAACCGGATGGTTCTGCTATCGGCACAGAAAACAATTTTTATATGAAGACGGAAGGACTTTCCCCTAAATCGGACCCGCTTTTATATAAAGCAGTAACCAGCCCCAATGCGATTTTAGAAAATGTTTTTGTTGAAGAAGATGGTAAAGTCGATTTTCAAAATTATATGTTAACTTCCAATGGTAGGG contains:
- the rsmA gene encoding 16S rRNA (adenine(1518)-N(6)/adenine(1519)-N(6))-dimethyltransferase RsmA: MFKPKKALGQSFLISPRIADRLVSALELDNTDKVLEIGAGKGILTKRIAEKAHKVFAVEIDKRLIPILQNNTREFSNVEIINADILHIDWQALDKVKIIGNIPYHLSSSILFKLLDNINLWDITVLTLQREFADRLLAKPGTKEYGALSVIFEPLTIRKKLITIPSSAFRPRPKVVSTAIIIRKRIPALFTDISSKVFNKIVHIAFRHRRKNIANNLNLGLSLDKIKISQISEKTGIDLTQRAENLTIQEFYQLAKTIFSQGIMENIVEHSFSISGNTNLFRKNSEKRIEERKKG
- a CDS encoding phosphoenolpyruvate carboxykinase (ATP) gives rise to the protein MIKELIKPREIIKDLSKEELRKLAEKDEVTTEFGSAAYVTHIRNRSAKFTEIIENEPNESQKILIEQGLEYIAKKRMIMVERTMCQSDEIKLLCRYYVTKDYARNAYMWHQMLFEPNRQTEPDITVVSIPEWPERKVLVLPKERITFVFGSDYTGEIKKAFLRLAMYLAKQRGWLGLHAGSKIIRVRDKTQKLTNKGILLFGLSGTGKTTLTCHHHYLEGDEGVVIRQDDVVFLKPDGSAIGTENNFYMKTEGLSPKSDPLLYKAVTSPNAILENVFVEEDGKVDFQNYMLTSNGRAVVIRREMDYTDNEIDLPFAHILIFIYRRNDIVPPVVKLTAEQGAAFFMLGESVETSAGDPSQAGKSKRVVGTNPFIIGPEAEEGNRFWEILKQHPEMEVYVMNTGRVGGENGEKITVRHSVEIIKQIAQGTIEWKVDPDWHYLIPNNIPNINYERFNPLNYYSEEEYKQRVQNLKTERKDWLKKFPELVPEILSSID